From the genome of Cytobacillus luteolus, one region includes:
- a CDS encoding lipoate--protein ligase family protein, whose translation MTIETWRFIDSGDCSPEFNMALDEALLDWHSEHKIPPTIRFYGWNPPTLSIGYFQKVDKEIDFDAVKKYGLGFVRRPTGGRGVLHDQELTYSVIVSEDHPEMPHTVTEAYRVISEGVLQGFRLLGLDAYFAVPKTDEEKAGLKDPRSAVCFDAPSWYELVVEGRKVAGSAQTRQKGVILQHGSILLDIDEDKLFDVFKYPNDRVKERLQRNFKNKAVAINALRAEPVTIDEAKKAFKEGFEKGLNIELEPYTLSDEEILYVEEIVKKRYANPDWNFKR comes from the coding sequence ATGACGATTGAAACATGGAGATTTATAGACTCAGGTGATTGTTCTCCTGAATTTAATATGGCATTAGATGAAGCCTTGCTTGATTGGCATAGTGAACATAAAATTCCACCGACGATTCGTTTTTATGGCTGGAATCCACCTACCTTATCAATAGGTTATTTTCAGAAGGTAGATAAGGAAATAGACTTTGATGCTGTTAAGAAATATGGTTTAGGTTTCGTGCGACGCCCTACAGGTGGTAGAGGGGTTTTACATGATCAGGAACTTACATATAGTGTTATTGTTTCAGAAGATCACCCTGAAATGCCCCATACGGTTACTGAGGCATATAGAGTGATTTCAGAAGGTGTATTACAAGGTTTTCGATTATTAGGACTGGATGCTTATTTTGCGGTACCTAAAACGGATGAAGAAAAAGCAGGTTTAAAAGATCCTAGGTCTGCTGTATGCTTTGATGCACCTTCTTGGTATGAGTTAGTTGTTGAAGGACGAAAAGTAGCCGGAAGTGCTCAGACACGCCAAAAAGGTGTTATTCTTCAACATGGCTCTATCTTACTAGATATAGATGAGGATAAGCTCTTTGATGTCTTTAAGTATCCTAATGACCGTGTAAAAGAAAGGCTCCAACGTAATTTTAAAAATAAGGCTGTTGCCATAAATGCACTAAGAGCGGAGCCGGTTACGATTGATGAGGCAAAGAAAGCTTTTAAGGAAGGTTTTGAGAAGGGCCTGAACATTGAACTTGAGCCCTATACTCTTTCAGATGAAGAAATACTATATGTAGAAGAGATTGTAAAGAAGAGATATGCAAATCCTGATTGGAATTTTAAAAGATAA
- the efp gene encoding elongation factor P: protein MISVNDFRTGLTIEVDGGIWRVMDFQHVKPGKGAAFVRSKLRNLRTGSVQEKTFRAGEKVAKAQIENRKMQYLYANGDQHVFMDTDTYDQIELPANQIEYELKFLKENMEVYIMTFGIETLGVELPNTVELKVAETEPGIKGDTASGGSKPAIMETGLTVNVPFFINEGDVLIVNTTDSSYVSRA, encoded by the coding sequence ATGATTTCAGTAAATGATTTTCGTACAGGTTTAACAATTGAAGTGGATGGTGGAATCTGGAGAGTAATGGATTTTCAACACGTAAAACCTGGTAAAGGCGCAGCATTCGTGCGTTCGAAGTTACGTAATTTAAGAACAGGTTCTGTACAAGAGAAAACTTTCCGTGCTGGTGAAAAAGTAGCAAAAGCTCAAATCGAAAACCGTAAAATGCAGTACTTATATGCAAACGGAGATCAACATGTATTCATGGATACAGATACATATGATCAAATTGAATTACCGGCAAACCAAATCGAGTATGAGTTGAAATTCTTAAAAGAAAACATGGAAGTTTATATTATGACATTCGGAATTGAAACTCTTGGAGTGGAACTTCCGAACACAGTTGAACTTAAAGTTGCTGAAACTGAGCCTGGTATCAAAGGTGACACTGCTTCTGGTGGATCTAAACCAGCAATCATGGAAACTGGCTTAACTGTAAACGTACCATTCTTCATCAACGAAGGCGATGTACTAATTGTCAACACAACAGACAGCTCTTACGTGTCACGTGCTTAA
- the aroQ gene encoding type II 3-dehydroquinate dehydratase, which yields MKRILLINGPNLNRLGKREPHIYGHATLDDLEKDLRLFASQIGINLVCVQSNHEGVIIDKIHEAGDTYDGVIINPGAFTHYSYAIRDAIASITIPTIEVHISNVHAREEFRHTSVIAPVTVGQIVGLGLYGYNVAILAMLEKLGGKVEYVKIRETT from the coding sequence ATGAAGCGCATACTTCTAATTAATGGTCCTAATTTAAATCGTTTAGGAAAACGTGAACCTCATATTTATGGTCATGCAACTTTGGATGATTTAGAAAAGGATTTAAGACTTTTTGCCAGTCAGATTGGCATTAACCTAGTTTGTGTTCAATCAAACCATGAAGGAGTCATTATTGACAAAATTCATGAGGCTGGCGATACATATGATGGGGTTATTATTAACCCAGGCGCTTTTACACATTATAGCTATGCAATTCGCGATGCAATTGCAAGTATTACAATTCCGACAATTGAAGTTCATATTTCAAATGTGCATGCCCGTGAAGAGTTTCGACATACATCGGTTATTGCACCCGTCACGGTTGGCCAAATTGTAGGGTTAGGACTATATGGTTATAATGTTGCAATTTTAGCGATGCTTGAAAAATTAGGGGGGAAAGTGGAGTATGTTAAAATTAGAGAAACTACGTGA
- a CDS encoding rhodanese-like domain-containing protein: protein MVYITLGALGAFITYAIIMFLYQRKILKTLTEEEFRAGYRKAQLIDVREQNEFENGHILGARNIPLSQLKMRLKEIRQDKPVYLYCQNGMRTGRAAQMLKRKGYQDLNQLKGGFKTWSGKIKTKNS from the coding sequence ATGGTTTATATTACACTTGGAGCACTAGGAGCATTTATAACTTACGCTATCATCATGTTTTTGTATCAAAGAAAAATTCTAAAAACATTAACTGAAGAAGAATTCCGTGCTGGCTACCGTAAAGCACAGTTGATAGATGTACGCGAACAAAATGAATTTGAAAATGGACACATTCTAGGTGCTCGTAACATTCCATTGTCTCAATTAAAAATGCGCCTTAAAGAAATACGCCAGGACAAGCCTGTTTACCTGTATTGTCAAAATGGCATGAGAACAGGCAGAGCAGCTCAAATGTTAAAAAGAAAAGGATACCAAGATCTTAACCAACTAAAAGGCGGTTTCAAAACTTGGTCTGGTAAAATCAAAACGAAAAATAGTTAA
- a CDS encoding patatin-like phospholipase family protein yields MYIDGVFSGGGIKGFALIGAFKAIEEKGFKFKRLAGTSAGSLLAAFIAAGYTSSEIIELMDEINMKEFLDKRKTVIPFPFSNWLLLYWKLGLYKGFVLEKWIEEKLEKKGVKTFADLPHQSLRLVASDLTNGKILVLPDGLKPYGINPRTFSVAKAVRMSCSLPYFFDPIKLSIKENKNIIVDGAVLSNFPIWLFEEEKKARPLLGIKLSTSYTEKPANQINNAIQLFTALFETMKDAHDARYVSRRHEKNIIFIPLEGDLTTEFDLTEEKKQSIIKVGEQRAADFLKKWTY; encoded by the coding sequence TTGTATATCGATGGTGTGTTTTCGGGAGGTGGGATAAAAGGATTTGCGTTAATTGGTGCATTTAAAGCAATCGAGGAAAAGGGGTTTAAGTTTAAGCGCTTAGCAGGAACGAGTGCAGGCTCACTTTTGGCAGCATTTATTGCAGCGGGATATACAAGTTCGGAGATCATTGAATTGATGGATGAGATAAATATGAAGGAATTCCTGGATAAGCGAAAAACAGTTATTCCCTTCCCTTTTTCTAATTGGCTTTTATTATATTGGAAGCTAGGGCTTTATAAAGGATTTGTATTAGAAAAATGGATTGAAGAGAAGCTTGAAAAAAAGGGAGTGAAAACATTTGCTGATCTTCCCCATCAATCACTTCGTCTAGTTGCTTCTGACCTTACGAACGGTAAGATCCTTGTTTTACCAGATGGTTTGAAGCCGTACGGTATTAACCCAAGGACCTTTTCAGTTGCTAAAGCTGTGCGTATGAGCTGTAGCTTGCCCTATTTTTTTGACCCAATAAAACTATCCATAAAAGAGAACAAAAACATTATTGTAGATGGAGCTGTGTTAAGTAATTTTCCAATTTGGCTTTTTGAAGAAGAAAAGAAGGCAAGACCATTATTGGGAATAAAATTGAGTACGAGCTATACAGAGAAGCCTGCAAACCAAATAAATAACGCAATCCAGTTGTTTACGGCTCTATTTGAAACAATGAAAGATGCCCATGATGCACGCTACGTATCAAGAAGACATGAGAAAAATATCATCTTCATACCTTTAGAAGGAGATCTAACTACAGAATTTGACCTTACTGAAGAGAAAAAACAATCAATCATTAAAGTCGGGGAACAAAGAGCAGCAGACTTTTTGAAAAAATGGACATATTAA
- a CDS encoding SA1362 family protein, with product MNRRRNIFVLVLISLSVFGLLSTLLFEPGQLLKQLAIYAFFGVVIFLIYKWFVRRRIGGKEHSAYLRAAKQSAKRFNDQGSRKSNVLGSINKKASLTSVKKPNQPSTPKKKSTPTHLTVIEGKKGKKKNRAFF from the coding sequence TTGAATCGTCGCCGTAATATTTTTGTTCTAGTTCTCATTAGTCTTAGTGTATTTGGCCTCTTATCTACACTACTATTTGAGCCGGGGCAATTATTAAAACAACTAGCTATTTATGCTTTTTTTGGTGTTGTTATCTTCCTTATTTATAAATGGTTTGTTAGACGGCGAATTGGTGGAAAAGAACACTCTGCATATTTAAGAGCAGCCAAACAATCCGCAAAGCGTTTTAATGACCAAGGAAGTAGAAAAAGTAATGTACTTGGTTCAATAAACAAAAAGGCGAGTTTAACAAGTGTAAAAAAGCCGAATCAACCGTCAACACCAAAGAAGAAATCGACCCCAACACACCTAACTGTTATTGAAGGAAAAAAAGGCAAAAAGAAGAATCGAGCTTTCTTTTAG
- a CDS encoding tyrosine-type recombinase/integrase, producing MVQHTELSSLLTPFGEWLLSNGKSESTVKTYNGAMVKFFDWMLECDKDITNLSKKDVQDYMQYLESLDRSPATIEKAFSTISVYAKYLDRYEIIRGVSRVEKEKDDSTPEILELSERKALLKEVELDGDLRNIAIVYTLLHTGIRISELCALNRSDIQVDSESGKGKLFIRTSTGELKRTIPLSKDLQHHLTKYIESIETSQDALFISSVNKRISTRGVQYMLKNYNVNPHKLRHTFCFDLVQNGVSLATVAELAGHSDVNVTKRYVDSSVMDTESAIDKTFS from the coding sequence ATGGTACAACATACTGAATTAAGTAGTCTTCTAACACCTTTTGGGGAATGGTTATTATCAAATGGAAAGTCTGAGAGCACTGTAAAAACATATAATGGTGCGATGGTGAAGTTTTTTGACTGGATGTTAGAGTGTGACAAGGATATAACTAATCTATCCAAAAAGGATGTTCAAGACTATATGCAGTATCTTGAATCATTAGATAGAAGCCCCGCAACTATAGAAAAAGCTTTTTCAACAATTAGTGTTTACGCAAAATACCTAGATAGATATGAAATTATAAGGGGAGTAAGCCGTGTTGAAAAGGAAAAGGATGATTCTACTCCAGAAATTTTGGAATTAAGTGAGAGAAAAGCTCTATTAAAGGAAGTAGAACTTGACGGTGATTTACGTAATATAGCCATTGTGTATACTTTGCTGCATACAGGTATTAGAATTTCTGAATTGTGTGCGTTAAATCGTTCAGATATCCAAGTTGACTCAGAAAGTGGTAAAGGAAAACTGTTCATTCGTACTTCGACTGGGGAGTTAAAAAGAACAATACCTTTATCAAAAGACTTACAGCATCATTTAACGAAGTATATCGAGAGTATTGAAACATCTCAAGATGCATTATTTATATCAAGTGTAAATAAACGTATTTCAACTAGAGGTGTACAGTATATGTTGAAAAACTATAATGTAAACCCACATAAATTGCGTCATACATTTTGCTTTGATCTAGTACAAAATGGTGTTAGTCTAGCAACAGTAGCAGAATTGGCAGGACATTCTGACGTAAATGTTACGAAACGTTATGTCGATTCTTCGGTAATGGATACCGAAAGCGCTATTGATAAGACATTTTCCTAA
- the splB gene encoding spore photoproduct lyase: MEPFIPQLVYIEPKALDYPLGVELKEKFEKMGIEIRETTSHNQVRDLPGDNENQKYRIAKSTLVVGIRRTLKFDTSKPSAEYAIPLATGCMGHCHYCYLQTTLGSKPYIRTYVNLEDIFEQATKYIKEREPEITRFEAACTSDIVGLDHLTHSLKKTIEFIGDTDLGRLRFVTKYHHVDHLLDAKHNGNTRFRFSVNSRYVIKNFEPGTSSFDERLEAARKVANANYPLGFIVAPIYMHENWQEGYFELFERLHASLQGIDLSNLSFELIQHRFTKPAKKVIQQRYPKTKLEMNEEDRKYKWGRYGIGKYVYKTEDAEDIETTIRRYIHEFFPSAEIQYFT; the protein is encoded by the coding sequence ATGGAACCATTTATCCCACAGCTCGTTTACATAGAGCCTAAGGCCCTAGATTATCCACTTGGAGTCGAGCTAAAAGAAAAATTTGAAAAGATGGGAATTGAAATTAGGGAAACAACATCGCATAATCAAGTCCGCGATTTACCAGGTGACAATGAAAACCAAAAATACAGAATTGCCAAATCCACACTCGTGGTAGGTATACGAAGAACTTTAAAGTTTGATACATCAAAACCTTCAGCAGAGTATGCGATTCCATTGGCGACAGGCTGCATGGGCCACTGTCATTATTGTTACTTACAAACCACGCTTGGGAGTAAACCATACATTCGTACTTATGTGAACCTTGAAGATATTTTTGAACAAGCAACTAAATATATAAAAGAAAGAGAACCAGAAATCACACGTTTTGAAGCAGCTTGTACCTCGGATATTGTAGGTTTGGATCATTTAACTCATTCACTTAAAAAGACGATTGAGTTTATAGGTGATACTGATTTGGGTAGACTTCGATTTGTTACTAAATACCATCATGTAGACCATCTTTTAGATGCGAAGCATAATGGTAATACGAGGTTTCGCTTTAGTGTAAATTCTCGTTATGTGATAAAGAACTTTGAGCCAGGAACATCATCTTTTGATGAAAGGCTTGAGGCAGCAAGGAAAGTTGCAAATGCGAATTATCCTTTAGGCTTTATTGTTGCGCCTATTTATATGCATGAGAATTGGCAGGAAGGTTACTTCGAACTTTTTGAAAGATTGCATGCATCTCTTCAAGGGATAGACCTTTCAAACTTATCCTTTGAACTTATCCAGCATCGTTTTACTAAGCCAGCAAAAAAAGTTATACAGCAAAGATATCCTAAGACCAAGCTTGAGATGAATGAGGAAGACCGAAAGTACAAATGGGGACGCTACGGAATTGGAAAATATGTCTATAAAACCGAAGACGCAGAGGATATTGAAACAACAATTAGACGTTACATCCATGAATTTTTTCCAAGTGCTGAAATTCAATATTTTACGTAA
- a CDS encoding vitamin B12-dependent ribonucleotide reductase, which yields MAVVLEKKNMVNVERLNQDIRLFPQVHPITEDMILTHKGVSRLVMLDRYTFKDTEKITLTAGDFVVLTIKEDPKFPARGLGYIVDIDWEQKAARVLVEEEYRGVLDSQEEVETGIIKRSLDVIEKPLEIYYEQIAKRNATGLASVEKTEEKRQEWFEKFYAELVNLNFIPAGRVLYGAGAGTEVTFFNCYVMPYVQDSREGISEHRKQVMEIMSRGGGVGTNGSTLRPRNALARGVNGKSSGSVSWLDDIAKLTHLVEQGGSRRGAQMIMLNSSHPDIIEFIISKMQNPRILRYLIENTNDETIKKYAQEKLKFTPLSQQERDMYQGIVNYKSIPGYGGFSDKIIKDAEIKLKTGGNYSVHNPEFLTGANISICLTKEFMEAVEEDAYYELKFPDVESYDEAEMKVYNEEWHKIGDVREWEKLGHKVRVYRKIRAKELWNLVNICATYSAEPGIFFIDNANEMTNAKAYGQQVVATNPCGEQPLAPYSVCNLAAVNLAEMADKETKTVNFEKLKKTVEVGVRMQDNVIDATPYFLEANKKQALSERRVGLGVMGLHDLLIYCETEYGSEEGNKLVDEVFETIATTAYRASIELAKEKGSFPFLVGDNEEGTNRLRNAFTQTGFMEKMPEDIKNGIKEYGIRNSHLLTVAPTGSTGTMVGVSTGLEPYFSFSYFRSGRLGKFIEVKADIVQEYLDKNPEADPNNLPKWFISAMELAPEAHADVQCVIQRWIDSSISKTVNAPRGYTVEQVEGVYERLYKGGAKGGTVYVDGSRDSQVLTLKAEENTFEEEVVTETTEKKKSHVVLVDTINALRSTDVTIGSEVGNTCPVCRQGTVEDLGGCNTCTGCGAQLKCGL from the coding sequence ATGGCTGTTGTGCTAGAAAAAAAGAATATGGTGAATGTAGAAAGGCTTAATCAAGATATCAGGCTTTTTCCTCAAGTACACCCAATTACAGAAGATATGATACTTACACATAAAGGAGTATCACGTCTTGTTATGCTTGATCGTTATACTTTCAAGGATACTGAAAAAATCACATTAACTGCTGGTGATTTTGTCGTATTAACGATTAAGGAAGATCCAAAGTTCCCAGCGCGTGGTCTTGGATATATCGTGGATATTGATTGGGAGCAGAAAGCTGCTAGAGTACTAGTTGAAGAGGAATACCGTGGTGTATTAGACAGCCAAGAGGAAGTCGAAACTGGAATAATTAAGAGATCTCTTGACGTAATTGAGAAGCCTTTAGAAATCTACTACGAGCAAATTGCTAAGCGAAATGCAACAGGTCTTGCATCAGTAGAAAAAACGGAAGAAAAGCGACAAGAATGGTTTGAGAAGTTCTACGCAGAGCTAGTGAACTTAAACTTCATCCCAGCTGGCCGTGTATTATACGGGGCAGGTGCTGGTACAGAAGTTACATTCTTTAACTGTTATGTAATGCCATATGTACAAGATTCTCGTGAAGGAATTTCAGAGCATAGAAAACAAGTGATGGAGATTATGAGCCGCGGTGGCGGAGTAGGAACAAATGGTTCCACGTTAAGACCACGAAATGCACTGGCTCGTGGAGTAAACGGTAAATCATCTGGGTCTGTATCTTGGTTGGATGATATTGCGAAGCTTACTCACCTTGTTGAGCAAGGTGGGAGTAGACGCGGAGCCCAAATGATAATGTTGAATTCCTCACACCCTGATATTATAGAATTCATCATTTCTAAGATGCAAAATCCAAGAATTTTACGCTACTTAATTGAAAATACAAACGATGAAACGATTAAAAAATACGCTCAAGAAAAATTAAAATTCACTCCGCTTTCACAACAAGAAAGAGATATGTATCAAGGAATTGTTAACTACAAATCTATTCCTGGTTATGGCGGATTTAGTGATAAAATTATAAAAGATGCAGAAATAAAACTTAAAACAGGCGGGAATTATTCAGTTCATAATCCAGAGTTCCTTACTGGCGCAAACATCTCTATATGTTTAACTAAGGAGTTCATGGAGGCTGTTGAGGAAGATGCTTATTATGAACTTAAATTCCCAGATGTAGAAAGCTATGATGAAGCTGAGATGAAAGTTTACAATGAGGAATGGCATAAAATTGGTGATGTAAGAGAATGGGAGAAACTAGGACACAAAGTACGAGTGTACCGTAAGATCAGAGCGAAAGAGCTTTGGAACCTAGTTAACATTTGTGCAACGTATTCAGCAGAGCCAGGAATTTTCTTCATTGATAATGCAAATGAAATGACAAATGCGAAAGCTTATGGACAACAAGTAGTTGCGACAAATCCGTGTGGAGAGCAACCTCTTGCACCATATTCAGTATGTAACCTTGCAGCTGTTAACCTAGCTGAAATGGCTGATAAAGAAACAAAAACAGTTAACTTTGAAAAGCTTAAGAAAACAGTTGAAGTTGGAGTTAGAATGCAAGATAACGTTATCGATGCTACTCCATACTTCCTAGAAGCGAATAAAAAACAAGCATTAAGCGAGCGCCGTGTTGGTCTTGGGGTAATGGGATTACACGATTTACTTATCTATTGCGAAACTGAGTATGGTTCAGAAGAAGGCAATAAGCTTGTTGATGAAGTGTTCGAGACAATCGCAACAACTGCTTATCGCGCTTCAATTGAACTTGCGAAAGAAAAGGGAAGCTTCCCATTCTTAGTTGGCGATAACGAAGAAGGCACTAATCGTTTAAGAAATGCATTCACTCAAACTGGCTTTATGGAAAAAATGCCAGAAGATATTAAGAATGGTATTAAAGAGTACGGAATTCGTAATTCACACCTGTTAACTGTTGCTCCCACAGGTTCCACAGGGACAATGGTTGGAGTCAGTACCGGCTTAGAACCATACTTCTCCTTCTCATATTTTAGAAGTGGGCGTTTAGGCAAGTTTATTGAAGTAAAAGCAGATATCGTTCAAGAGTATTTAGACAAAAATCCTGAGGCAGATCCAAATAACCTTCCAAAATGGTTTATTTCTGCAATGGAGCTTGCACCAGAAGCACACGCTGATGTTCAATGTGTTATCCAGCGTTGGATTGACAGCTCAATTAGTAAAACAGTAAATGCTCCAAGAGGGTACACTGTTGAGCAGGTTGAAGGAGTATATGAGCGTTTATACAAAGGTGGAGCAAAAGGTGGAACTGTTTATGTTGACGGTAGCCGTGACTCACAAGTATTAACTCTTAAAGCGGAAGAAAACACTTTTGAAGAAGAAGTTGTTACAGAGACAACTGAAAAGAAAAAGAGTCATGTTGTATTAGTAGATACAATTAATGCATTACGTTCAACAGATGTAACCATCGGTTCAGAAGTTGGAAATACATGTCCAGTTTGTCGTCAAGGTACGGTTGAAGACCTTGGAGGCTGCAATACGTGTACTGGATGCGGCGCACAACTTAAATGTGGATTGTAA
- a CDS encoding YqhR family membrane protein, translated as MVEAKKKDPALEQNKKEEPMSIMAKVMVIGLCGGIFWSLLGYLLYIFNFTKISPNLVLQPWALGDWKNGLYGQFMGIFIIGLLSIGVALLYYAVLRRFEKIWVSMIFGIALWGFVFFLLNPIFPDLKSVWELGRNTNITTVCLYLLYGVFVGYSISFEVNDIQKQGQSVTSNS; from the coding sequence ATGGTAGAAGCAAAGAAAAAGGATCCGGCTCTTGAGCAAAACAAAAAAGAAGAACCAATGTCAATTATGGCAAAAGTAATGGTTATCGGCTTGTGTGGAGGAATCTTTTGGAGTCTTTTAGGTTACCTTCTCTATATTTTTAATTTCACTAAGATAAGTCCTAATTTAGTATTACAGCCGTGGGCACTGGGTGATTGGAAAAACGGCCTTTATGGACAGTTTATGGGAATCTTTATCATTGGTTTACTATCGATAGGTGTTGCTCTTTTATATTATGCTGTTTTAAGAAGGTTTGAAAAAATTTGGGTGAGTATGATATTTGGTATAGCGTTATGGGGATTTGTATTCTTTCTTTTAAATCCTATTTTTCCAGACCTAAAAAGTGTATGGGAACTTGGCAGAAACACAAATATTACAACAGTGTGCCTATACCTTTTATATGGTGTTTTTGTAGGTTATTCAATTTCATTTGAGGTAAACGATATCCAAAAACAAGGACAGAGTGTAACGTCAAATAGCTAG
- a CDS encoding M24 family metallopeptidase, with amino-acid sequence MLKLEKLRESFKNHSVDGLLITNAYNRRYMTEFTGTAGVALVSETKAVFITDFRYVEQANKQIEHFEIVQHKGPIIEEVAKQAAEMGLKKLGFEQDDLTFATYKAYEKEVNAEFVPVSGAIEKLRLIKSESEIKILKEAAEIADAAYSHILKYIRAGITELDVSNELEFFMRKNGAISSSFDIIVASGYRSALPHGVASDKIIEKGDFVTLDFGAYYKGYCSDITRTLAVGEPSEELKKIYNIVLEAQLRGMAGIKPGMTGKEADALTRDYITEHGYGEYFGHSTGHGLGMEVHEQPSLSVKADSAVLEPGMVVTVEPGIYVAGLGGVRIEDDTVITPNGNESLTYSTKELIIL; translated from the coding sequence ATGTTAAAATTAGAGAAACTACGTGAAAGCTTTAAGAATCATAGTGTAGATGGATTACTTATTACAAATGCTTATAACAGACGTTATATGACAGAATTTACAGGAACCGCTGGTGTAGCACTAGTATCTGAAACGAAAGCTGTGTTTATCACAGATTTCAGATATGTAGAACAAGCAAATAAACAAATTGAGCATTTTGAAATTGTACAGCATAAAGGCCCAATTATTGAAGAGGTTGCAAAACAGGCTGCTGAAATGGGTCTTAAAAAGCTTGGCTTTGAACAAGATGATTTAACATTTGCTACATATAAAGCGTATGAAAAGGAAGTAAATGCAGAATTTGTTCCTGTTTCTGGTGCTATTGAAAAGTTGCGCTTGATTAAGTCTGAATCAGAGATTAAGATATTAAAGGAAGCAGCAGAGATTGCAGATGCGGCTTATTCTCACATTCTTAAATATATTCGAGCGGGAATCACTGAGCTAGATGTATCAAATGAACTTGAATTCTTTATGAGAAAAAATGGAGCGATTTCTTCTTCTTTTGATATTATTGTTGCTTCAGGCTATCGTTCTGCATTGCCACACGGTGTTGCTAGTGACAAAATCATCGAAAAAGGTGATTTTGTAACGTTAGACTTTGGGGCTTATTACAAAGGTTATTGTTCAGATATTACGAGAACACTAGCTGTAGGAGAACCAAGTGAAGAGCTTAAGAAAATCTATAATATTGTCTTAGAAGCTCAACTTCGTGGTATGGCTGGTATTAAGCCAGGAATGACAGGAAAAGAAGCTGATGCATTAACTCGTGATTACATCACAGAACATGGCTACGGAGAGTATTTTGGACATTCAACTGGTCATGGTTTAGGAATGGAAGTACATGAGCAGCCTTCACTATCTGTGAAAGCAGATTCTGCCGTATTAGAGCCAGGCATGGTTGTAACAGTTGAACCAGGAATCTATGTTGCAGGTCTTGGTGGCGTAAGAATTGAGGATGATACAGTTATTACACCGAATGGCAATGAATCGCTTACCTATTCTACAAAAGAATTAATTATTTTATAA
- a CDS encoding YqhV family protein — translation MKRWISLIETSVLSMAGLRILSGTLEITAAILMLIFNDPKKALAINALLAIVGPVVLVTTMTIGLLSVADDLSFSKLFFVGLGVALILFGIYK, via the coding sequence ATGAAAAGGTGGATATCGTTAATAGAAACGAGTGTTTTATCAATGGCTGGACTCCGAATATTGTCAGGGACACTTGAGATTACGGCTGCAATTCTAATGTTAATTTTTAATGATCCCAAAAAGGCACTTGCGATTAATGCACTTCTTGCCATTGTGGGACCAGTCGTCTTGGTTACAACAATGACAATTGGCTTACTTTCTGTGGCTGATGATCTCTCTTTTTCTAAGCTTTTCTTTGTTGGACTAGGTGTAGCTCTCATTCTATTTGGAATCTATAAATAA
- the mntR gene encoding transcriptional regulator MntR, with product MPTPSMEDYIEQIYMLIEDKGYARVSDIAEALSVHPSSVTKMVQKLDKDEYLIYEKYRGLVLTTKGKKIGKRLVFRHDLLEQFMKLIGVDDDKIYNDVEGIEHHLSWNAIDRIGDLVQYFEEDNSRITELRDVQKRNEE from the coding sequence ATGCCAACACCAAGTATGGAAGATTACATTGAACAAATATATATGTTAATTGAAGATAAAGGCTATGCAAGAGTTTCTGATATTGCCGAAGCTCTGTCAGTCCATCCCTCCTCAGTAACGAAAATGGTTCAGAAACTGGATAAAGATGAATATTTAATATATGAAAAATATAGAGGGCTAGTATTAACTACAAAGGGTAAAAAGATTGGAAAGAGATTGGTCTTTAGGCATGATTTATTAGAACAGTTTATGAAATTAATTGGTGTTGATGATGATAAAATTTACAATGATGTAGAAGGAATTGAACATCATTTGAGTTGGAATGCGATTGATCGAATTGGAGATTTAGTTCAGTATTTTGAAGAAGATAATTCTAGAATTACTGAGTTACGAGATGTCCAAAAACGAAATGAAGAATAG